The nucleotide window tatttaaacggaagacgctctcaaaaagagtcgttttcgcgagtggtgtgatcaagcgggccaacgagaaaaaagggggtgcgcgttgcaaccgatgtcttagtttttttttttttttttgtcgtggaaaccgggcgcacgttacaatcaagggcgcggtagaatagagtaaatacggtaaacgagcggagggttcaccatgcagtgatgcatgtgcatggagaaggtttattcacaaattacaggacatccgtgattaattaaagtagtcaatacatgtctgtacacgttggccttgcaacgagtcaacaagttttgcgtgcagtttgcaaagcttttgtacttcggcttcagtattctcctggcaaaagaagttgagcgcggcaatgtccagtgctgacactcttcgaagacaactgtgtttccactgttaccatctgcgctgcagccggagcgtggccagcacacatgatgagaatggaggagtgtctccacctggagaaaagcagatcggcattcgagagagaaacactccgcggcagcttttttttttctctctctcttcatgcgcggtgttgaaaggagaagagtctctacatagcaggaacgaaaaacaggggagcgtgacaccggcgcgttgcagatcggcatgagagagccaactctctgcgacagctttttttcccctctttctcttcatgcgcagtgttaagaggagaagggtctctacatgGCAGGGACAGAAACAGCCAAAGCGGGGCACAggtgtcgcagattggcatttggcaaacattccaccgcagtcttttctttccttttcttcattttcttcttcaagcacagcgatgaggtgtctgaagtgccaccgcaggattgggcggggtgctgagagcattttcggagcgcggtatagctttgataggaccacagcgtcagttcgaattaagtgtgttggaataaatgagattcgactgtatttactatagtctgtgaagtccgagtgaactgtcctaagctagcagacgatgtaggcggcatcgtgtgtttgatgggcagtgactagcaatagcctgcttaaaacagacattcagtaattttgttcatttatcaccctatttcgtgtccgctgcggctctctctactttgagctacagttcaccctgccttgtgttagccgatttcttacctttttaaaaatctaacatgcacccaatttcgcagtgtgaagaaaaatgcacctttgtttattgtgatgagatttctatagcgacatgcctctttgttggctatcacagaaaaagataaacagcaaatggtgcgaccatctagtgcgacctttatttttctatcagtttcatctatgaccaagatttggtcgctctaaggttgcctcttagtacgccttgatcatgttcatttatcttgttgtgctctgcttacaatgcattgattaaaaacatgtccaagcttctttttgaattccacatattttatcgtttttcacctgtagaagctactcctggtcaacattcaggcaaagacattgtaacctcgaagaaacgtggtacaaagtaattatactatttcatagctagaatcaatatttattaagggttataacagtgttgtatttgatttcataaccgcgaaactgcattcagagaaggactttgaaaggttctcacactgagtgtgagagggctgatgtggaaaccattttaggtcaagtgagttgaagttagcgtaaaaaaacaatgaaatgtgatgcccaaaaattcaagttgttgttttcagtgtcctcttcttgcagaattttatcatgaaaacatttcgatgtgctgtagcgtttaccccatctatgcttcttgcatttttttacagcgcaagcacctcctgcagattgggggacgtggcctccgaaaaattggtgtgaatgccatgaaggctgtattggcacatgacgtgcaagtgctgtacagccttcatggcagaaaagggaaaagggcctttgtgaacctgaggctctgtagattagtgacaggttagacttgttcattgttttatgtgtgtgtacccttgtgtattctctgtacagcagtgcttcatgtgtactatggtatttctgttcttgtatgcagatgtcatctgccaaaaagctgggtgcgaccaggcggaggccctcaactttattaagaggtggctgccagggtctggtgatcgctgtgggggcaggaagcggcgcttcagagaagaatttgttgtggagcagcccgatgatccccactctcagagtgcagattatcggctgctcgcggcagctggcttcctgcccagccacagcagccagggccttgacagcaccactgtcactgtgcccccaaagCAACCTGACCTGCactagagcgggccttttttagttgtgtatatatatttttcaatgtatacattttttgttgtaccaaataaataaaaaaaaacaaagaataaatagtctgcagactgtcggtggtgcactgttcggctagcttatgctgattcggaagcaccatcaccatgttttagttacaaaaaaatgctctaaactatgaatactctcgattaccatgtgggggacatatgtggggattgcaagtgggggacatacgctttcaacatttacttcctaacgacttttttcgatctgctgtaccaaataccagtaccaaataaagcactcgctattgcaaaagataaattggtaaaaaaataaactacacttctagtttAAATATTCTTCTATTGTTTAAAtattccggtaagaaaaattccctactaataatggttacataatggcaagccaatcagtagccaatattcgtcgtgcaggaaacatcggtgtaataacggcatttgatgggctgcaatgtggccctggattggtccaatgtcggtcgcacatccgtagccaatattcgtcgtgcagcaaacatcggcgtaaaaatggcatgtgattggctgaaatatggcccaatgttggccgaacattggcagctttgtcggcaatacgatgggccttcgtcggcccaatgttggttgcatactggctaaaacatcggcaaaacgtcggtccatcattggcttgaacgtcggcccgacattggaagaagttgcacttccgacgtcggcccgacgtcggtgccgatgttagccgatgttggtccaagatctGCCTGggtatcttcaaactatcagcgcaaaaaaaagcgccgcaccaccaccgggtgggctcgaaactccaaccttttggttaacagccgattgcgcaagcgaattgcgccacggagacagtcctgctccactctcaccaccatcagaacatatcttcaaagctatcagcctaaagaaaaaaagcaccgcgccaccaccgggtgggctcgaacttccaacctttcggttaacagccaattgcgccacggagacagtcctggttcactctcaccaccatcagaacatatcttcaaagctatcagcacaaagaaaaaaaagcgccacaccatcatcgggtgggctcgaacctccaacctttcggttaacagccgatcgcgcaagccaattgcgccacggagacagtcctgctccacactcaccaccgtcaaaacatttcttcagagctatcaccccaaagaaaaaaaagcgccgcaccaccaccgggtgggctcgaaactccaacctttcggttaacagccgatcgcgctagccaattgcgccatggagacagtcctgctccactctcaccaccatcagaacatatcttcaaagctattaccacaaagaaaaaaaagcgccgcaacaccaccgggttggctcgaacctccaacctttcggttaacagccgatcgcgctagccaattgcgccacgaagacagtcctgctgcactctcaccaccatcagaacatatcttcaaagctattaccgcaaagaaaaaagcaacacaccactcccgggagggctcgaaattccaacctttcggttaacagccgatcgcgctccactctcaccaccatcagaacatatcttcaaactatcagcgcaaaaaaaaaaagcgcagcaccaccaccgggtgggctcgaaattccaaccttttggttaacagccgatcgcgcttgcccattgcgccacggggacagtcttgctccactctcaccaccatcagaacatatcatcaaagctatcagcccaaagaaaaaaaagcgccgcaccaccaccgggtgggctcgaaccttcaacctttcggttaacagccgatcgcactagccaattgcgccacggaggcagtcgtgctccactcttaccaccatcagaacatatcttcaaagctatcagcacaaagaaaaaagcaacacaccactcccgggagggctcgaacctccaacttttcggttaacagccgatcgcgctggccaattgctccacggagacagtcctgctccactctcaccaccattagaacatatctttcaagctatcagcccaaagaaaaaaaaagcgccgcaccaccaccgggtgggctcgaacttccaacctttcggttaacagccaattgcgccacggagacagtcctgcttcactctcaccaccatcagaacatatcttcaaagctatcagcacaaagaaaaaaaagcgccacaccatcatcgggtgggctcgaacctccaacctttcggttaacagccgatcgcgcaagccaattgcgccacggagacagtcctgctccacactcaccaccgtcaaaacatttcttcagagctatcaccccaaagaaaaaaaaagcgccgcaccaccaccgggtgggctcgaaactccaacctttcggttaacagccgatcgcgctagccaattgcgccatggagacagtcctgctccactctcaccaccatcagaacatatcttcaaagctattaccacaaagaaaaaaaagcgccgcaacaccaccgggttggctcgaacctccaacctttcggttaacagccgatcgcgctagccaattgcgccacgaagacagtcctgctgcactctcaccaccatcagaacatatcttcaaagctattaccgcaaagaaaaaaggaacacaccactcccgggagggctcgaaattccaacctttcggttaacagccgatcgcgctccactctcaccaccatcagaacatatcttcaaactatcagcgcaaaaaaaaagcgcagcaccaccaccgggtgggctcgaaattccaaccttttggttaacagccgatcgcgcttgcccattgcgccacggggacagtcttgctccactctcaccaccat belongs to Rhipicephalus microplus isolate Deutch F79 unplaced genomic scaffold, USDA_Rmic scaffold_13, whole genome shotgun sequence and includes:
- the LOC142783991 gene encoding uncharacterized protein LOC142783991 isoform X2 translates to MLKEAPHGEGSEQTMPLLLLILRIQLGIRQQQREVLQEVRQLKHKRKHLLQIGGRGLRKIGVNAMKAVLAHDVQVLYSLHGRKGKRAFVNLRLCRLVTDVICQKAGCDQAEALNFIKRWLPGSGDRCGGRKRRFREEFVVEQPDDPHSQSADYRLLAAAGFLPSHSSQGLDSTTVTVPPKQPDLH
- the LOC142783991 gene encoding uncharacterized protein LOC142783991 isoform X1; translated protein: MSTRCLLCWPFWQFRRLYRKRRPRRLSSSLFLRASVTTLTDDVFDFTVHCSPMLKEAPHGEGSEQTMPLLLLILRIQLGIRQQQREVLQEVRQLKHKRKHLLQIGGRGLRKIGVNAMKAVLAHDVQVLYSLHGRKGKRAFVNLRLCRLVTDVICQKAGCDQAEALNFIKRWLPGSGDRCGGRKRRFREEFVVEQPDDPHSQSADYRLLAAAGFLPSHSSQGLDSTTVTVPPKQPDLH